One window from the genome of Populus alba chromosome 15, ASM523922v2, whole genome shotgun sequence encodes:
- the LOC118051990 gene encoding protease Do-like 9, with amino-acid sequence MGSDGKRKKRGRKPKTQTTLDPTTPTSNDEVFSVNNVEIVNSTTPTSANHLENRRGRPKKRPKHSPEKPPPLTNGEIGVATPGEGVARVLPAMDAVVKVFCVHTEPNFSLPWQRKRQYSSSSSGFVIRGRRVLTNAHSVEHYTQVKLKKRGSDTKYLATVLAIGTECDIALLTVNDDEFWEGVSPVEFGELPALQDAVTVVGYPIGGDTISVTSGVVSRIEILSYVHGSTELLGLQIDAAINSGNSGGPAFNDKGECVGIAFQSLKHEDAENIGYVIPTPVIKHFIQDYEKNGAYTGFPFLGIEWQKMENPDLRMAMGMKPDQKGVRIRRVDPTALESEVLQPSDIILSFDGVDIANDGTVPFRHGERIGFSYLISQKYTGDNAAIKVLRNSKTLEFVIKLSTHRRLIPPHVKGKPPSYYIIAGFVFTTVSVPYLRSEYGKEYEFEAPVKLLDKLLHSMPQSPDEQMVVVSQVLVADINIGYEDIVNTQVLAFNGKPVKNLKSLASMVENCDDEFLKFDLEYDQIVVLRMKTAKEATVDILTTHCIPSAISDDLKP; translated from the exons ATGGGCAGTGATGGAAAACGGAAGAAACGAGGCCGCAAACCTAAAACCCAAACAACCCTAGATCCTACGACACCCACCTCAAACGACGAGGTTTTCTCCGTCAACAATGTCGAAATTGTGAATTCCACCACCCCAACCAGCGCCAACCACCTCGAAAACCGCCGCGGCCGCCCTAAGAAGCGACCAAAGCACTCACCAGAGAAGCCCCCGCCATTAACTAATGGGGAGATTGGGGTTGCGACACCGGGGGAAGGCGTGGCGAGGGTGTTGCCGGCGATGGATGCTGTGGTAAAGGTGTTTTGTGTGCATACGGAGCCGAATTTCTCGCTTCCGTGGCAGAGGAAGAGACAGTATAGTTCGAGTAGTAGTGGGTTTGTTATTCGAGGGAGGAGGGTTTTGACTAATGCGCATTCTGTGGAGCATTATACACAGGTTAAGCTTAAGAAGCGTGGCTCTGATACTAAGTACTTGGCTACTGTTCTTGCTATCGGAACCGAATGTGATATTG CCTTGCTAACAGTCAATGATGATGAGTTCTGGGAAGGGGTATCACCTGTTGAGTTTGGAGAATTGCCTGCTCTTCAAGATGCTGTAACTGTCGTTGGTTACCCAATCGGAGGGGACACAATTTCTGTGACAAGTGGTGTTGTATCACGGATAGAGATCCTATCTTATGTCCATGGATCCACAGAGCTTCTGGGTTTGCAA ATAGATGCTGCTATAAACTCAGGAAATTCTGGTGGTCCTGCCTTTAATGATAAAGGTGAATGTGTGGGCATTGCGTTTCAGTCCCTTAAACATGAAGATGCTGAGAATATAGGGTATGTTATACCAACACCGGTCATCAAGCACTTCATCCAAGATTATGAGAAGAATGGAGCCTACACAG GATTTCCATTTCTTGGGATTGAATGGCAGAAGATGGAAAATCCAGATTTGCGTATGGCAATGGGTATGAAACCTGATCAGAAGGGTGTTCGTATCAGAAGAGTTGATCCCACTGCTCTAGAATCTGAAGTCTTGCAGCCATCAGACATTATTCTCAGCTTTGATGGGGTAGATATTGCTAATGATGGAACAG TTCCCTTTCGGCATGGTGAGCGCATTGGCTTCAGCTATCTTATCTCTCAAAAGTATACTGGGGATAATGCAGCGATCAAAGTTCTTCGGAATTCCAAGACTCTAGAATTTGTCATCAAACTCTCAACTCACAGAAGGCTAATTCCTCCACATGTGAAGGGAAAACCTCCATCCTATTATATCATTGCAGGATTTGTATTCACGACAGTTTCTGTTCCTTATCTTCGTTCTGAG TATGGCAAAGAATATGAATTTGAAGCTCCTGTCAAACTTTTGGACAAACTTTTGCATTCAATGCCACAATCCCCAGATGAGCAGATGGTTGTGGTTTCTCAG GTGCTTGTGGCTGACATTAATATTGGGTATGAGGACATTGTTAACACTCAG GTTCTTGCTTTCAATGGTAAGCCAGTGAAGAATTTGAAGAGCTTGGCCAGCATGGTCGAGAATTGTGACGATGAGTTTCTGAAATTTGATCTAGAATATGACCAG ATAGTTGTTCTCCGGATGAAGACTGCTAAGGAAGCTACTGTAGATATTCTTACCACACACTGCATACCTTCTGCAATTTCTGATGATCTTAAGCCATGA
- the LOC118051991 gene encoding WAT1-related protein At3g28050 has product MGVKSVLLNLLPFAAMVMVECLDVGLTTLSKAAMSKGMSQFVFVVYSNALATLILLPSLIFYRTKRPPVTFSLLCKFFLLSLVGITLMQNCVFTGVSYSSPTLASSMSQLIPAFTFLLAVIFRMEKLDWRSSRSRIKIIGTLVSVSGALTITLYKGPAIGAITTQSNPEPIPSIMSTTNSWIIGGLFLVTADLCVSIFTTFQAAILKEYPSEMAMVSFLCLFGTIQSSIVSLIAERNPNAWKLRPDIELISIIYSAVVGSVVTIGVTAWCIHKKGPVFVALFKPVGIATAAFLGVIFLGDTLHVGSIVGAIIIVAGFYGVIWAQSKEDEHSKVNRPRNLQSTSQKAPLLESHMNA; this is encoded by the exons ATGGGAGTAAAGTCTGTATTGTTAAATTTGCTGCCATTTGCAGCCATGGTGATGGTGGAATGCCTTGATGTTGGTTTGACCACACTGAGCAAAGCAGCCATGTCCAAAGGGATGAGCCAATTTGTCTTTGTTGTTTACTCCAATGCTCTTGCCACTCTTATCCTGTTACCTTCTTTAATCTTCTACAG AACAAAGAGACCACCAGTCACCTTCTCCCTCCTCTGCAAGTTCTTCCTCCTTAGCCTTGTTGG GATTACTTTGATGCAGAATTGTGTGTTCACTGGTGTAAGCTACAGTTCTCCTACCCTTGCTTCTTCTATGAGCCAACTGATCCCTGCCTTCACTTTCTTGCTCGCTGTTATCTTCag GATGGAAAAGCTAGATTGGAGAAGCTCAAGAAGTCGGATCAAAATCATAGGCACACTGGTATCAGTTTCAGGAGCTTTGACTATAACCTTGTACAAGGGCCCTGCAATAGGTGCCATAACTACCCAATCAAATCCTGAACCCATCCCTTCCATCATGTCAACAACAAATTCTTGGATCATAGGAGGCCTCTTCCTTGTAACTGCTGATTTATGCGTTTCAATATTTACTACTTTTCAG GCAGCAATTTTAAAGGAGTACCCTTCAGAGATGGCCATGGTCTCCTTCCTCTGCCTCTTTGGGACGATTCAAAGTTCAATAGTTTCCTTGATTGCAGAGCGGAACCCAAATGCTTGGAAACTGAGGCCTGATATTGAGCTCATCTCCATCATCTATTCA GCTGTGGTTGGCAGTGTGGTGACGATTGGTGTAACAGCATGGTGCATACACAAGAAGGGGCCTGTTTTTGTGGCCCTTTTTAAACCTGTGGGGATTGCTACTGCTGCGTTTCTGGGTGTTATCTTTCTTGGCGACACACTTCATGTTGGAAG TATTGTCGGAGCAATTATAATTGTTGCTGGTTTCTATGGAGTGATTTGGGCACAATCCAAAGAGGACGAACATAGTAAAGTAAACAGACCCAGAAACCTCCAATCAACGTCGCAGAAGGCTCCTCTCTTGGAGAGCCATATGAACGCCTAA